A stretch of the Magnetospirillum sp. WYHS-4 genome encodes the following:
- a CDS encoding HlyD family efflux transporter periplasmic adaptor subunit, translating into MSAPDPRLTGLATLLQLEKEARHAESEEAFGFVLVNQTRRLLPYRLAAFWRAGPGGGEVAAVSGVQRPALDAPFMQWLAALLAKVARDDPAILAAKDVEGWLRDDWPGHAPPHAFWLPLKVPGGSAPLGGLWLVRDTPWGEGDRLLGERLADGYGETLARHRVGRSWRGAAIPARRIGTRVAALALLAALGAVPVPLSVLAPAEIVPRDPVVVTAPREGVVGTFHVQPNQPVVEGQPLFGLDETEARSRHEVALKTLAVTEAEHRKASQAAFGDRDSLAERAILLTRIDKARAEAGHAEELLERGRVKAPRAGIAVFGDVNDWIGRPVRVGERILTLADPAQVEILVWLPVADAIVVEPGARIALFLNIAPLDPLPAHLRTASYEAEPNPDRILAYRLKASLDDGTAPPRIGLKGTAKVYGGDVFLAWYLFRRPLAALRQLLGF; encoded by the coding sequence ATGAGCGCTCCCGATCCCCGGCTGACCGGGCTGGCGACACTTCTGCAACTGGAGAAGGAAGCCCGCCATGCCGAGAGCGAGGAAGCCTTCGGCTTCGTCCTGGTCAACCAGACGCGCCGTCTGCTGCCCTATCGTCTGGCCGCCTTCTGGCGGGCCGGGCCGGGCGGCGGCGAGGTAGCGGCGGTCTCGGGCGTGCAGCGCCCCGCCCTGGACGCTCCCTTCATGCAATGGCTGGCGGCCCTGCTGGCGAAGGTGGCCAGGGACGATCCGGCCATTCTGGCCGCCAAGGATGTCGAAGGTTGGTTGCGTGACGACTGGCCAGGCCATGCCCCGCCCCATGCATTTTGGCTGCCGCTCAAGGTGCCGGGGGGGAGCGCGCCGCTGGGTGGTCTGTGGCTGGTGCGCGATACCCCATGGGGGGAAGGCGATCGGCTGCTGGGCGAACGCCTGGCCGATGGCTACGGCGAGACCTTGGCCCGCCATCGGGTTGGCCGAAGCTGGCGGGGGGCCGCGATCCCAGCCCGCCGGATCGGGACCCGGGTCGCGGCGCTGGCACTCCTGGCGGCGCTGGGGGCGGTTCCGGTACCCCTTTCCGTCCTTGCCCCTGCCGAGATCGTTCCCCGCGACCCGGTGGTGGTCACGGCGCCGCGCGAGGGCGTGGTCGGAACCTTCCATGTGCAACCCAACCAACCGGTCGTCGAGGGGCAGCCCCTGTTCGGCCTGGACGAGACCGAGGCCCGTAGCCGCCACGAGGTCGCGCTGAAGACCCTGGCGGTGACGGAGGCCGAACACCGAAAGGCCTCGCAAGCCGCCTTCGGAGACCGCGACAGCTTGGCCGAGCGGGCCATCCTGCTGACCCGGATCGACAAGGCGCGCGCCGAGGCCGGCCACGCGGAGGAACTTCTGGAACGCGGCCGCGTCAAGGCGCCGCGGGCCGGCATCGCCGTCTTCGGCGATGTCAACGACTGGATCGGCCGCCCCGTGCGGGTGGGCGAACGTATCCTGACCTTGGCCGATCCGGCGCAAGTGGAGATTCTGGTCTGGCTTCCGGTGGCCGATGCCATTGTCGTCGAGCCGGGCGCCCGCATCGCGCTGTTTCTCAACATCGCCCCCCTCGATCCCCTGCCGGCCCATCTGCGCACCGCCTCTTACGAGGCGGAACCCAACCCGGACCGCATCCTCGCCTATCGTCTGAAAGCCAGCCTGGACGACGGTACGGCACCGCCACGCATCGGCCTCAAGGGAACCGCCAAGGTCTACGGTGGCGATGTGTTCTTGGCCTGGTATTTGTTCCGACGGCCGCTCGCGGCGCTTCGCCAACTGCTGGGGTTCTGA
- a CDS encoding response regulator: MSKPYEPIAFIVDDDAAICDALSVHLGMAGIAVRTFLSAEAFLDAVDPDQPGCAVIDIRMPGMDGLDLQREMNRRGLVLPVIVITGHGDVPAAVAAFRSGALDFLQKPFDEEVLIERIREGIAKDVEQRRTAIEVAEIRQRVASLSPRERQVMDRVAEGDSNKVVALKLGIGVRTVETHRARVMEKTGAKSVSELARMRIRLQDAP; the protein is encoded by the coding sequence ATGTCGAAGCCCTATGAACCCATCGCCTTCATCGTGGATGACGACGCGGCGATCTGCGACGCCCTGTCGGTCCATCTCGGCATGGCCGGAATTGCGGTCCGGACTTTCCTCTCGGCGGAAGCGTTCCTGGACGCCGTCGATCCCGATCAGCCCGGCTGCGCGGTGATCGATATCCGCATGCCGGGCATGGACGGGCTCGATCTGCAACGCGAAATGAACCGCCGCGGCTTGGTGTTGCCGGTGATCGTCATCACCGGCCATGGCGACGTGCCCGCCGCCGTGGCGGCGTTCCGCTCCGGAGCCCTGGATTTCCTGCAGAAACCCTTCGACGAGGAGGTGTTGATCGAACGGATTCGCGAAGGAATCGCCAAGGACGTCGAACAGCGACGGACGGCTATCGAGGTGGCTGAAATCCGCCAGCGCGTCGCCAGTCTCAGTCCCCGCGAGCGCCAAGTGATGGACCGGGTGGCGGAGGGCGATTCGAACAAGGTCGTCGCCCTGAAGCTCGGCATCGGAGTGCGGACGGTGGAAACCCATCGCGCCCGGGTCATGGAAAAGACCGGCGCCAAAAGCGTCTCCGAACTGGCGCGCATGCGCATCCGCTTGCAGGACGCTCCGTAG
- the nhaD gene encoding sodium:proton antiporter NhaD, translating into MQTLWRTILLLTAFAGWSDAALAAQAAPLDLTGHGVGIAALVVFGIAYVLVIAEEVTHLRKSKPVVLAAGVLWLMIAVAYAVEGRPDEVGQAVRHVLLEYAELMLFLLAAMTYVNSLEERRVFDALRAWLVRSGFSYRKLFWLTGILAFFISPVADNLTTALLMCAVVLAVGKDSPRFVSLSCINIVVAANAGGAFSPFGDITTLMVWQKGMVPFWDFFRLFVPSLVNYAVPATLMHLAVPAGTPAARDETVRMKPGARRIMGLFVLTIATAVAFHNFLHLPPVLGMMTGLGLLQVFGYFLKRRTEAVDGIPFDIFHKIARAEWDTLLFFYGVMMCVGALGMIGYLGAASQYFYGQLGPTTANVLIGLLSAVLDNIPLMFAVLTMRPDMGLDQWLLITLTAGVGGSLLSIGSAAGVALMGQARGAYTFFSHLRWTPAVALGYAASILAHQILNAGTP; encoded by the coding sequence ATGCAAACGCTTTGGCGGACGATCCTCCTTCTGACGGCTTTCGCGGGATGGAGCGATGCGGCCCTGGCTGCCCAGGCCGCACCTCTGGACCTGACCGGCCACGGTGTCGGCATCGCCGCGCTGGTGGTTTTCGGTATCGCCTACGTCCTGGTCATCGCCGAGGAAGTCACCCACCTGCGCAAGTCGAAGCCGGTGGTCCTGGCGGCCGGCGTCCTCTGGCTGATGATCGCCGTCGCCTATGCGGTCGAGGGCCGCCCGGACGAGGTGGGGCAAGCGGTCCGCCACGTGCTGCTGGAATATGCCGAACTGATGCTGTTCCTGCTGGCGGCCATGACCTACGTGAACTCGTTGGAGGAACGGCGGGTCTTCGATGCCCTGCGCGCCTGGCTGGTCCGTTCGGGATTCAGCTATCGCAAACTGTTCTGGCTGACCGGCATTCTGGCCTTCTTCATTTCCCCGGTCGCCGACAACCTGACCACGGCCCTTCTCATGTGTGCCGTGGTGCTGGCGGTGGGCAAGGATTCGCCACGCTTCGTCTCCCTGTCCTGCATCAATATCGTGGTGGCCGCCAACGCGGGCGGCGCCTTCAGCCCCTTCGGCGACATCACCACCTTGATGGTCTGGCAGAAGGGCATGGTGCCGTTCTGGGACTTCTTCCGCCTCTTCGTTCCTTCTCTGGTCAACTATGCGGTGCCCGCGACCCTCATGCATCTGGCGGTGCCGGCCGGCACGCCCGCCGCCCGCGACGAGACCGTCCGCATGAAACCCGGTGCCCGACGCATCATGGGGCTGTTCGTCCTGACTATCGCCACCGCCGTCGCCTTCCACAACTTCCTGCACCTGCCGCCGGTGCTGGGCATGATGACCGGGCTGGGACTGTTGCAGGTGTTCGGATATTTCCTGAAGCGTCGTACCGAGGCCGTCGACGGCATCCCTTTCGACATCTTCCACAAGATCGCCCGCGCCGAGTGGGACACCCTGCTGTTTTTCTATGGCGTGATGATGTGCGTCGGCGCGTTGGGTATGATCGGCTACCTGGGGGCCGCCTCACAGTACTTCTACGGCCAGTTGGGCCCCACCACGGCCAACGTGTTGATCGGTCTGCTGTCGGCGGTGCTCGACAACATCCCCCTGATGTTCGCGGTGCTGACCATGCGGCCGGACATGGGTCTGGACCAATGGCTGCTGATCACCCTGACGGCCGGCGTGGGCGGCAGCCTGTTGTCCATCGGATCGGCGGCCGGCGTGGCTCTGATGGGACAGGCGCGCGGCGCCTATACCTTCTTCAGCCATCTGCGCTGGACGCCCGCCGTCGCCCTGGGTTACGCCGCCAGCATCCTGGCCCACCAGATCCTGAACGCGGGAACGCCATGA
- a CDS encoding ATP-binding protein codes for MTEEQQKEPFGRGHPAIYGLYLATYLALDWVSYIHELPPLNITPWNPASGLSVAMLLAFGPRTIPLAALALMAADALVRGQPVAFWATALSDLGIALGYGFATHFLRTRLGVETRLRRLRDVAWLLGGMAVTASMVAVGYVAFFMTLGLFPWADLTRIAFRYWVGEVIGISVVAPLLLVHLGGVAWRPIPRLVAETLLQGMGIVVTLFLVFGLPAGAEGRLFYLLFLPAIWMAVRHGLEGATLAVAATQAGLIVGLVIEKFTISEVISFQLLMLALTVTILFLGAVVSERRRMEVRLHEQQSAIAHAARLTEAGEMASGLAHELNQPLTAAISYARAGRKLAVTEGASEALVGLLDKTVGQAERADRVIRGLRGFLRKGDSRRISATVGDLAGEALALVAAEAGQKGVVLKAVTPSDLPKVRVDQVQVQQVLLNLVRNAIQAIADAGGRRREVIVTARAASPGFIEVSVEDSGPGIPEDMRQRLFQPFATTKPDGMGLGLSIGRSIVEAHGGRLWADPERTGGAVFHFTLPTILEVDDDVEAL; via the coding sequence ATGACCGAAGAACAGCAAAAAGAGCCTTTCGGCCGAGGACATCCGGCAATATACGGACTTTATCTGGCCACCTATCTGGCGCTGGACTGGGTGAGTTACATCCATGAACTTCCTCCCCTGAACATCACGCCGTGGAATCCCGCTTCGGGCCTTAGCGTCGCCATGCTTCTCGCCTTCGGGCCGCGGACCATTCCCCTGGCCGCGCTGGCCCTGATGGCCGCCGATGCGCTGGTGCGGGGGCAACCGGTGGCTTTTTGGGCGACGGCGCTGTCCGATCTTGGCATCGCTCTGGGCTATGGCTTCGCCACCCACTTCCTGAGAACCCGCCTGGGCGTCGAGACGCGGCTTCGTCGGCTGCGCGACGTCGCTTGGCTGTTGGGCGGCATGGCGGTCACGGCCAGCATGGTGGCCGTGGGGTATGTGGCCTTCTTCATGACGCTCGGTCTGTTTCCCTGGGCCGACCTGACCCGCATCGCCTTCCGCTACTGGGTCGGCGAGGTGATCGGGATCAGTGTCGTCGCCCCGCTGCTTCTGGTCCATCTGGGCGGGGTCGCTTGGCGCCCAATCCCTCGCTTGGTCGCCGAGACGCTCTTGCAGGGGATGGGCATCGTGGTGACCTTGTTCCTGGTCTTCGGGCTCCCTGCGGGAGCGGAAGGGCGCCTGTTCTACCTTCTGTTCCTTCCCGCCATCTGGATGGCGGTCCGTCATGGCTTGGAAGGTGCTACCCTGGCGGTGGCTGCGACCCAGGCCGGCCTGATCGTCGGCTTGGTGATCGAGAAATTCACCATTTCGGAGGTGATCTCCTTCCAACTGCTGATGCTGGCTCTGACGGTCACCATCCTGTTCCTGGGGGCGGTGGTGAGCGAACGGCGCCGCATGGAGGTCCGTCTGCACGAACAGCAGTCGGCCATCGCTCATGCGGCCCGGCTGACCGAGGCTGGGGAGATGGCCTCGGGCCTGGCCCACGAATTGAACCAACCCTTGACCGCGGCCATCAGCTACGCGCGGGCCGGCCGCAAATTGGCGGTGACGGAGGGGGCCTCGGAGGCGCTGGTCGGCCTGCTCGACAAGACGGTCGGACAGGCGGAGCGGGCGGACCGTGTGATCCGTGGCCTGCGCGGGTTTCTGCGCAAGGGAGATTCCCGCCGGATTTCCGCCACCGTTGGCGACCTGGCCGGGGAGGCCCTGGCTCTCGTAGCGGCGGAGGCCGGTCAGAAGGGGGTTGTCCTGAAGGCCGTCACTCCGTCCGATTTGCCTAAAGTCCGCGTGGATCAGGTCCAGGTGCAACAGGTTCTCCTGAATCTGGTGCGCAACGCCATCCAGGCCATTGCCGACGCTGGTGGCCGGCGGCGCGAGGTGATCGTCACCGCGCGGGCCGCGTCCCCAGGGTTCATCGAGGTCTCGGTGGAAGATAGCGGTCCCGGCATTCCCGAGGACATGCGGCAGCGGCTGTTTCAACCCTTCGCCACCACCAAGCCGGACGGCATGGGCCTGGGCCTGTCCATCGGCCGGAGCATCGTCGAGGCCCACGGCGGCCGCCTGTGGGCCGATCCCGAACGAACCGGCGGTGCCGTTTTCCACTTCACCCTGCCCACGATCCTGGAGGTTGACGACGATGTCGAAGCCCTATGA
- a CDS encoding HlyD family efflux transporter periplasmic adaptor subunit produces the protein MFADPAKAPLPSLREEIALLRGPDGLDGWPTYTLHDPVRNRFFRIAWPQFEMLARWAAGRADALIARLRAETVLEATPAEVQALVGFLQANGLTRSETAADLRRLEAQSKAGRRHWASWLLHNYLFFRIPLLKPDRFLRATLPVAGLLFRRGFLLVSLLAGLVGLYLASRQWDSYVQTFLYLFNLQGLFWYGLALGAAKVAHEFGHAYALRRQGAPVPTMGLAFLVLWPVLYTDTSAAWMLAGKRARLGVAAAGVATELVLAAYALLAWSLLPDGPARTAAFLLTTVTLAGTLTVNASPLMKFDGYYFLADGLGVDNLQDRSFALARWHLRRLALGLDEPPPESSPPRHRRILLGYAYAAWIYRFFLFLGIALLVYHYFFKVLGVFLMAVEVVWFIGRPIGREALEWWRRRKALRANPRLLASSGLAVALLGLLFLPWRGTVEAPALWQAGLASPIFPPWAGHVEAVLVGEGQAVVAGQPLIRLATADLDHRIGQAGRTIETLRWQIERQGAHAKFLEQGQVIERYLAAAGAELAGLAEDRARSLLAAPVAGRIVDLADGLRPGRWIGATDRLALLVGEGRARVEAYLAEADLGQVAPGATGRFVPDDPDLPDLPAMVSFIDSAAARVLADPAFSAAFGGPLPVIGEEEDKHLIPRDTLYRSQLSADPAAYPFRTVRGRVLLDGPPRSLAHRLWRTAAAAFVRESGF, from the coding sequence ATGTTCGCCGACCCGGCCAAGGCACCCCTGCCATCCTTGCGCGAGGAGATTGCCTTGCTGCGGGGGCCGGACGGCTTGGACGGCTGGCCGACCTATACCCTGCACGATCCGGTGCGCAACCGCTTCTTCCGCATCGCCTGGCCGCAGTTCGAGATGCTGGCCCGCTGGGCCGCCGGGCGTGCCGATGCCCTGATCGCCCGCCTGCGGGCGGAAACCGTCCTGGAGGCCACGCCGGCCGAGGTGCAGGCCCTGGTCGGGTTCCTGCAGGCCAACGGACTGACGCGGAGCGAGACGGCGGCCGATCTCCGGCGCCTGGAGGCCCAGTCCAAGGCCGGCCGTCGCCACTGGGCCTCCTGGCTGCTGCACAACTACCTGTTCTTCCGCATCCCGCTGCTCAAGCCCGACCGCTTCCTGCGCGCCACTCTTCCGGTCGCCGGACTGCTGTTCCGGCGCGGCTTCCTGCTCGTCAGCTTGTTGGCTGGCCTGGTGGGGCTCTACCTCGCGTCCCGCCAATGGGACAGCTACGTCCAGACCTTTCTTTACCTGTTCAACCTGCAGGGGTTGTTCTGGTACGGTCTGGCCCTCGGGGCGGCCAAGGTGGCGCACGAATTCGGCCACGCCTATGCCCTGAGGCGCCAGGGGGCGCCCGTACCCACCATGGGACTGGCGTTCCTGGTTCTCTGGCCGGTGCTCTATACGGACACCTCGGCGGCTTGGATGCTGGCCGGGAAACGCGCTCGCCTGGGCGTGGCCGCAGCCGGCGTGGCGACCGAACTGGTCCTGGCTGCCTACGCGCTACTGGCCTGGAGCCTGCTGCCAGACGGGCCGGCCCGCACGGCGGCCTTCCTGCTGACCACCGTCACCCTGGCGGGGACCCTGACCGTCAACGCCAGCCCGCTGATGAAGTTCGACGGCTACTATTTCCTGGCCGACGGGCTGGGCGTGGATAACCTGCAGGATCGTTCCTTCGCCCTCGCCCGCTGGCACTTGCGGCGCCTGGCCCTGGGGCTCGACGAGCCGCCGCCCGAATCCTCGCCGCCTCGCCACCGCCGCATCCTGCTGGGTTATGCCTATGCCGCCTGGATTTACCGGTTCTTCCTGTTCCTCGGCATCGCCCTGCTGGTCTATCATTACTTCTTCAAGGTGCTGGGCGTCTTTCTGATGGCGGTGGAAGTGGTCTGGTTCATCGGCCGTCCCATCGGGCGCGAGGCTCTCGAATGGTGGCGCCGCCGGAAGGCCCTGCGGGCCAATCCGCGGTTGCTCGCCTCGTCGGGTCTGGCCGTCGCCTTGCTGGGACTTCTGTTCCTGCCATGGCGCGGGACGGTGGAGGCGCCGGCGCTCTGGCAAGCAGGCCTCGCCTCGCCCATCTTTCCGCCCTGGGCCGGCCACGTGGAGGCGGTGCTGGTGGGGGAAGGGCAGGCGGTCGTCGCCGGCCAGCCCTTGATTCGCCTGGCCACCGCCGACCTTGACCATCGCATCGGGCAAGCCGGGCGCACCATCGAGACTCTCCGCTGGCAGATCGAGCGCCAAGGCGCCCACGCCAAATTCCTGGAACAAGGCCAGGTGATCGAAAGGTATCTGGCGGCCGCGGGAGCCGAACTGGCGGGGCTGGCAGAAGATCGCGCCCGCAGCCTTCTGGCGGCGCCGGTGGCGGGACGTATCGTCGATCTGGCCGATGGATTGCGGCCCGGCCGCTGGATCGGCGCCACCGACCGCTTGGCGCTCCTGGTTGGGGAAGGGCGGGCGCGGGTGGAGGCCTACTTGGCGGAAGCCGATCTCGGCCAAGTGGCGCCCGGCGCCACGGGGCGCTTCGTTCCCGACGACCCCGATTTGCCGGATCTGCCGGCCATGGTCTCCTTCATCGATTCCGCCGCCGCCCGCGTCCTGGCCGATCCCGCCTTCTCCGCAGCCTTCGGCGGACCGCTGCCGGTGATCGGCGAGGAAGAGGACAAGCACCTGATTCCCCGCGACACCCTGTACCGGAGCCAGCTTTCCGCCGACCCGGCCGCCTATCCCTTCCGCACGGTGCGCGGGCGGGTGCTCCTCGACGGACCGCCGCGCAGCCTTGCCCATCGCCTATGGCGCACCGCCGCGGCAGCCTTCGTTCGCGAGAGCGGTTTCTGA
- a CDS encoding metalloregulator ArsR/SmtB family transcription factor, which translates to METIAAVKALSALAQDTRLAAMRLLIRQGTKGMAAGTIAESLDVVPSTLSHHLNALAHAGLVRSWRVDRHIYYAADLETMRRLIALLTEDCCRDSGCGCGDLARAMDFCGS; encoded by the coding sequence ATGGAAACGATCGCGGCCGTGAAGGCCCTGTCCGCCTTGGCGCAAGATACCCGGCTGGCCGCCATGCGCCTGCTGATCCGCCAAGGTACCAAGGGTATGGCGGCCGGTACGATCGCCGAATCCCTGGACGTGGTGCCGTCGACCCTGTCCCATCACCTGAACGCCCTGGCCCACGCCGGTCTGGTGCGATCCTGGCGCGTCGACCGCCATATCTACTATGCCGCCGATCTGGAAACCATGCGCCGTCTCATTGCCCTTCTGACGGAAGACTGCTGCCGCGACAGCGGCTGCGGCTGCGGCGATCTGGCCCGTGCGATGGATTTTTGCGGAAGCTGA